In Rickettsia endosymbiont of Gonocerus acuteangulatus, the following are encoded in one genomic region:
- a CDS encoding transposase, whose amino-acid sequence MPLKANRNVSKTHDSKPYKAVKELTFSDEEIRHGVEIHIKGFAKNKHVNLFKFTVSINRVEYVVTNNKTHKSSKAAQDECGFRWVIESMHREIKQLTGIERCQCRKQRIQRNHISWAFLVWAFLKRTANTIGKTVYQIKLGLLDDYMQQQLRSPSLRYLEPNIA is encoded by the coding sequence ATGCCCCTTAAAGCCAATAGAAACGTTAGTAAAACACACGATTCTAAACCTTATAAAGCTGTAAAAGAGTTGACATTTTCAGATGAAGAGATCAGGCATGGAGTAGAGATTCATATAAAAGGCTTTGCTAAAAATAAGCATGTTAATTTGTTTAAATTTACTGTTTCTATCAACAGAGTTGAGTATGTTGTTACCAATAACAAAACTCACAAATCTTCTAAAGCTGCACAAGATGAGTGTGGCTTTCGATGGGTAATTGAGAGCATGCACAGAGAAATTAAGCAACTTACTGGGATAGAACGTTGTCAATGCAGGAAACAGCGTATTCAACGTAATCATATTAGTTGGGCATTTTTAGTTTGGGCATTTCTCAAAAGGACTGCAAATACAATCGGTAAAACGGTTTACCAAATAAAGTTAGGGCTTTTAGATGACTATATGCAACAACAGCTGCGTTCTCCATCTTTACGATATTTAGAACCAAACATAGCGTAA
- a CDS encoding transposase translates to MSKRIKLQAIPINRTDYCQFLIVSQKNYSLTYYAEHAKKCSHDVINRFLRNEKYTPSLLWEHIKNDVIFSSNGYTIFDDTVLNKRNTKQIEIARSQYSGATGRVTKGIGVVSLVYYNPDINKFWVIDYRIFAPDHDGATKLEHLLNMLNNAVYSKKIPFQTVLFDTWYSTHKIMQHVDSLGKYYYAPIKANRNVSKTHDSKPYKAVKELIFSDEEIRHGVEIHIKGFAKNKHVNLFKFTVSTNRVEYVVTNNKTHKSSKAAQDECGFRWVIESMHREIKQLTGIERCQCRKQRIQRNHISWAFLVWAFLKRTANTIGKTVYQIKLGLLDDYMQQQLRSPSLRYLEPNIA, encoded by the coding sequence ATGTCAAAGAGGATAAAGTTGCAAGCAATACCAATTAATAGGACAGATTATTGTCAATTTTTAATAGTTAGCCAAAAGAATTATAGTTTAACCTACTACGCTGAACATGCAAAGAAATGTAGTCATGATGTTATTAATAGATTTTTAAGGAATGAAAAATATACACCTTCTTTGTTATGGGAACACATCAAGAATGATGTTATTTTTTCATCTAATGGATATACAATATTTGATGATACGGTTTTAAATAAAAGGAATACGAAGCAAATAGAAATTGCAAGATCGCAGTACAGTGGAGCTACAGGTAGAGTTACTAAAGGTATAGGAGTAGTGAGTCTGGTATATTATAACCCTGATATTAATAAGTTTTGGGTAATAGATTATCGAATTTTTGCACCTGATCATGATGGAGCAACAAAACTAGAACACCTATTAAACATGTTAAATAATGCTGTTTATAGCAAGAAGATTCCTTTTCAAACAGTACTTTTTGACACATGGTATTCTACACACAAAATTATGCAACATGTTGACTCTCTGGGGAAATATTATTATGCCCCTATTAAAGCCAATAGAAACGTTAGTAAAACACACGATTCTAAACCTTATAAAGCTGTAAAAGAGTTGATATTTTCAGATGAAGAGATCAGGCATGGAGTAGAGATTCATATAAAAGGCTTTGCTAAAAATAAGCATGTTAATTTGTTTAAATTTACTGTTTCTACCAACAGAGTTGAGTATGTTGTTACCAATAACAAAACTCACAAATCTTCTAAAGCTGCACAAGATGAGTGTGGCTTTCGATGGGTAATTGAGAGCATGCACAGAGAAATTAAGCAACTTACTGGGATAGAACGTTGTCAATGCAGGAAACAGCGTATTCAACGTAATCATATTAGTTGGGCATTTTTAGTTTGGGCATTTCTCAAAAGGACTGCAAATACAATCGGTAAAACGGTTTACCAAATAAAGTTAGGGCTTTTAGATGACTATATGCAACAACAGCTGCGTTCTCCATCTTTACGATATTTAGAACCAAACATAGCGTAA
- a CDS encoding tetratricopeptide repeat protein, whose product MFRLLLICAALFLLYFGFTLTQSFDSKVFISLYNYNIETTFFFSLISLILLIVFGFIAIKFLVLIIDLPIKIHNIFSNRKINNDRYSLVLAFAKYITGNKAKAGSIARKNSSCENLKEFHNLILAETEEDIDKKITYLQNLSKSKEFAFYSNKNLARLYYDKGLYKEAENYAIKAYNSNEYDADNLVTLAYCYGQLALWSKFTFITNKIAKLHKAIPISDTLKIADYYLLANDAEYLESAINTNFVNIPLLELYLNSNNNLNDKKKIKILKDAFQIMPSLEIVKLFKKFTTLSDEQVYEELTKDLDAKKDEILILALKSYLEL is encoded by the coding sequence ATGTTTAGATTATTATTAATATGTGCTGCTCTTTTTCTTCTTTATTTTGGCTTTACCTTAACGCAGAGCTTTGATTCAAAGGTCTTTATTAGTTTATATAATTATAATATTGAAACTACTTTTTTCTTTAGTCTAATTAGCTTGATTCTATTAATAGTATTTGGTTTTATTGCCATAAAATTTTTAGTATTAATTATCGACTTACCAATTAAGATACATAATATTTTCAGTAATCGTAAAATTAATAATGATAGATATTCATTAGTTCTAGCCTTTGCAAAATATATTACTGGTAATAAAGCTAAAGCAGGCTCTATTGCCCGCAAGAATTCATCTTGTGAAAATTTAAAAGAATTTCATAACTTAATTTTAGCCGAAACCGAAGAGGATATAGATAAGAAAATCACTTATTTGCAAAATCTTTCTAAATCAAAAGAATTTGCTTTTTATAGCAATAAAAATTTAGCCAGACTTTATTACGATAAAGGACTTTATAAAGAAGCTGAGAATTATGCTATTAAAGCTTATAATTCAAATGAATATGATGCAGATAATTTAGTTACTTTAGCTTATTGTTACGGACAACTTGCTTTATGGTCTAAATTTACTTTTATCACAAATAAAATTGCCAAGCTTCATAAAGCTATACCTATTTCAGATACTTTAAAGATTGCTGATTACTATTTGCTGGCAAATGATGCAGAATATTTGGAGTCGGCTATAAATACAAATTTCGTAAACATCCCTCTGCTAGAACTTTATTTGAATTCAAATAATAATCTGAATGATAAGAAAAAGATCAAAATATTGAAAGATGCTTTTCAGATTATGCCGTCTCTAGAAATAGTAAAGCTCTTTAAAAAATTCACTACCCTATCAGACGAACAAGTTTATGAAGAATTAACAAAAGATTTAGATGCCAAAAAAGATGAGATATTAATTTTGGCATTAAAATCTTATTTAGAACTGTAG
- a CDS encoding transposase produces the protein MSKRIKLQAIPINRTDYCQFLIVSQKNYSLTYYAEHAKKCSHDVINRFLRNEKYTPSLLWEHIKNDVIFSSNGYTIFDDTVLNKRNTKQIEIARSQYSGATGRVTKGIGVVSLVYYNPDINKFWVIDYRIFAPDHDGATKLEHLLNILNNAVYSKKIPFQTVLFDTWYSTHKIMQYVDSLGKYYYAP, from the coding sequence ATGTCAAAGAGGATAAAGTTGCAAGCAATACCAATTAATAGGACAGATTATTGTCAATTTTTAATAGTTAGCCAAAAGAATTATAGTTTAACCTACTACGCTGAACATGCAAAGAAATGTAGTCATGATGTTATTAATAGATTTTTAAGGAATGAAAAATATACACCTTCTTTGTTATGGGAACACATCAAGAATGATGTTATTTTTTCATCTAATGGATATACAATATTTGATGATACGGTTTTAAATAAAAGGAATACGAAGCAAATAGAAATTGCAAGATCGCAGTACAGTGGAGCTACAGGTAGAGTTACTAAAGGTATAGGAGTAGTGAGTCTGGTATATTATAACCCTGATATTAATAAGTTTTGGGTAATAGATTATCGAATTTTTGCACCTGATCATGATGGAGCAACAAAACTAGAACACCTATTAAACATATTAAATAATGCTGTTTATAGCAAGAAGATTCCTTTTCAAACAGTACTTTTTGACACATGGTATTCTACACACAAAATTATGCAATATGTTGACTCTCTGGGGAAATATTATTATGCCCCTTAA
- the fni gene encoding type 2 isopentenyl-diphosphate Delta-isomerase codes for MLDIKRKQEHIEINLTKNVESGLSSGFESVQFVHNALPEINYSSIDTTTTFLNKTLQAPILISSMTGGTPRARDINCRLAAAAQKAGIAMGLGSMRTLIRAPSTLDTFTVRNNAPDIVLLANIGAVQLNYGVTPKQCQYLVDSVKADALILHLNVLQELTQPEGDKNWENLLSKIKEVVNYLSVPVIIKEVGFGLSKKIAKQFIDIGVKILDVAGSGGTSWSQVEAYRATNSLQNRIANSFINWGIPTLNSLKMVREASKDISVIASGGLKSGIDGAKAIRMGADIFGLAGPFLKAADVSENLVSEEVQLIIEQLKITMMCTGSCNLEELKKVELL; via the coding sequence ATGTTAGACATAAAAAGAAAACAAGAGCATATCGAAATTAATCTTACGAAGAATGTTGAATCCGGCTTAAGTAGCGGATTTGAGTCAGTTCAGTTTGTGCATAATGCCTTACCGGAAATCAATTATAGTAGTATAGATACAACTACTACTTTCTTAAATAAAACCTTACAAGCACCTATTCTAATTTCTAGTATGACAGGCGGAACACCTAGGGCAAGAGATATTAATTGTAGATTAGCTGCTGCTGCTCAAAAAGCAGGTATCGCTATGGGACTTGGTTCTATGCGTACGCTAATTAGAGCACCAAGTACTTTAGATACATTTACAGTGCGGAATAATGCTCCTGATATAGTATTACTTGCTAATATTGGTGCGGTGCAACTCAATTATGGCGTAACACCAAAGCAATGCCAATATTTAGTAGATAGCGTTAAAGCTGATGCCTTAATTTTACATCTGAACGTGTTACAGGAATTAACTCAGCCGGAAGGTGATAAAAATTGGGAAAATCTTTTGTCGAAAATAAAAGAAGTCGTAAATTATCTTTCTGTCCCTGTAATTATCAAGGAAGTAGGGTTCGGCTTATCTAAAAAAATAGCCAAGCAATTTATAGATATAGGAGTTAAGATTCTTGATGTTGCAGGAAGTGGTGGAACATCGTGGAGTCAAGTAGAAGCTTACCGTGCTACAAATTCATTACAAAATCGTATAGCTAATAGTTTTATCAATTGGGGAATTCCGACGCTAAATTCCCTTAAAATGGTGCGAGAAGCTTCAAAGGATATTTCGGTTATTGCAAGTGGCGGCTTAAAGTCGGGTATTGACGGGGCTAAAGCTATTCGCATGGGAGCGGATATTTTTGGTCTTGCCGGTCCATTTTTAAAAGCAGCTGATGTTTCAGAAAATCTAGTATCTGAAGAGGTGCAGTTAATAATAGAACAGCTCAAAATTACTATGATGTGTACAGGATCGTGTAATTTGGAGGAGTTGAAAAAGGTTGAATTATTGTAA
- a CDS encoding IS630 transposase-related protein, whose amino-acid sequence MARAYAIELRLRVIKAVEAGIRISKVSKLFNVSRDTIYKWKKLKDKQGTLEAATGYQKGHSHKIKDSESFKEFFKANMNKTSKELAKQWGNIASVTILRQIRKLGYSYKKTHFHPKRDIKLRNEFIAKIQTITKDKLVKTYAMSKKVINYCKNN is encoded by the coding sequence ATGGCACGAGCATATGCAATAGAACTAAGACTAAGAGTTATAAAAGCTGTAGAAGCAGGGATACGAATAAGTAAGGTAAGTAAATTATTTAATGTAAGTCGTGATACTATATATAAATGGAAAAAATTAAAAGATAAGCAAGGTACTTTAGAAGCAGCAACTGGTTATCAGAAAGGACATAGTCATAAGATAAAAGATTCAGAATCTTTTAAAGAATTTTTTAAAGCTAATATGAATAAAACATCAAAGGAGTTAGCAAAGCAATGGGGTAATATTGCATCTGTAACTATTTTAAGACAAATCAGAAAACTTGGCTATAGCTATAAAAAAACTCATTTTCATCCGAAAAGAGATATTAAATTAAGAAATGAATTTATAGCAAAGATACAAACCATCACAAAAGACAAATTAGTCAAAACTTACGCTATGAGTAAAAAAGTGATAAATTATTGTAAAAATAATTAA